The Desulfosporosinus acidiphilus SJ4 genome has a window encoding:
- a CDS encoding PaaI family thioesterase, with translation MEEIASVKGTLMEALGIKVLEVTPERVVATMPVCDATRQPARMLHGGASVALAETAASVGTYNLIDKENQITVGLEINANHIRGKADGIVTAVAIPLHKGRTTMVWDIKIKDEEENLICVSRCTMAIVNKKRASHEG, from the coding sequence GTGGAAGAGATCGCAAGTGTAAAAGGCACATTAATGGAAGCTTTGGGAATTAAGGTACTAGAGGTTACTCCAGAGAGAGTTGTAGCTACCATGCCAGTCTGTGATGCAACCAGACAACCGGCAAGAATGCTTCATGGCGGAGCCTCAGTAGCTTTAGCCGAAACAGCAGCCAGTGTAGGGACTTATAACTTAATCGATAAGGAGAATCAAATCACTGTGGGATTGGAGATAAATGCCAATCATATTCGAGGAAAAGCTGATGGTATAGTTACAGCTGTAGCGATTCCGCTTCATAAGGGCCGGACCACTATGGTCTGGGATATTAAAATTAAAGATGAAGAAGAGAACCTGATATGTGTTTCCAGATGTACTATGGCTATTGTTAATAAAAAACGTGCATCTCACGAAGGATAG
- a CDS encoding aminopeptidase, translated as MLNSLEKYALLIVRTGLNLQPNQTLVIFSPIECAPFTRLVAQTAYQEGARDVVIQWRDELFSKIRYLGGPEEIFAEFPDWQRDFYLTYVRQGAAFLTISASDPELMRNVKPERIMNAQKASSTALKEYRDRLMSNQNVWSVVSIPTEAWAKKVFPSLPSNEAINKLWETIFMTVRVNTEDPIKSWNEHKNNLKKRMDFLNTHNFKSLHYKNSLGTDLLITLPQKHQWLAGSDYTPDGLEFIANMPTEEVFTLPKKNGVNGKVVSSMPLNYNGNLIEQFSFTFKDGKIIDFSAQKGYETLKNLIETDEGAYYLGEVALVPFDSPISNSKILFYNTLFDENASCHLALGKAYPVCIKNSEKMSPDELAKLGVNDSLIHVDFMIGTNDLEIIGVTQEDKEIPVFQNGNFAF; from the coding sequence ATGCTAAATAGTTTAGAAAAATACGCATTGCTTATCGTAAGAACTGGCTTGAATCTTCAACCAAACCAAACCTTAGTTATTTTTTCCCCTATCGAATGCGCCCCTTTTACACGCCTGGTAGCGCAAACAGCGTACCAAGAAGGGGCACGTGATGTTGTAATCCAATGGCGAGACGAGCTTTTCTCCAAAATTAGGTATCTCGGAGGTCCGGAAGAGATATTTGCAGAATTTCCTGATTGGCAGAGGGATTTTTATCTTACGTATGTACGTCAGGGAGCTGCCTTTTTAACGATCTCCGCATCCGATCCGGAGTTAATGCGCAATGTCAAACCTGAGCGCATAATGAACGCTCAAAAAGCAAGTAGTACTGCTTTGAAAGAATACCGTGATCGGCTCATGAGCAACCAAAATGTTTGGAGCGTAGTTTCAATTCCAACGGAAGCTTGGGCCAAAAAGGTATTTCCCTCTCTGCCCAGCAACGAAGCAATTAATAAATTATGGGAAACAATTTTCATGACGGTACGAGTAAACACAGAAGATCCTATTAAATCATGGAATGAACATAAAAACAATCTCAAAAAAAGAATGGACTTTTTAAATACTCATAACTTTAAGTCCCTTCATTATAAAAACTCACTGGGAACGGATTTATTGATAACGCTTCCTCAGAAACACCAATGGCTCGCAGGCTCCGATTATACACCTGATGGCCTGGAGTTTATTGCCAATATGCCCACAGAAGAGGTATTTACTTTGCCTAAGAAAAACGGAGTTAATGGGAAGGTTGTCAGCTCAATGCCCTTAAACTATAATGGAAATTTAATTGAACAGTTTTCATTTACATTTAAGGATGGAAAAATTATTGACTTCAGTGCTCAAAAAGGATACGAGACTCTTAAGAATCTCATTGAAACTGATGAAGGAGCTTATTACCTTGGTGAAGTTGCTTTAGTTCCCTTTGACTCGCCCATTTCAAATTCAAAGATTCTATTTTACAACACTCTTTTTGACGAAAATGCGTCTTGTCATTTAGCGCTAGGTAAGGCCTATCCCGTGTGTATCAAAAACAGTGAAAAAATGAGTCCGGACGAATTAGCAAAATTGGGAGTCAATGATTCCCTGATCCATGTTGACTTTATGATTGGAACCAATGACCTGGAAATTATAGGAGTAACGCAAGAGGATAAGGAGATTCCCGTCTTTCAAAATGGAAACTTCGCCTTTTAG
- a CDS encoding cupin domain-containing protein, with protein MLKRGDSLKKETVFERFGGKGELQITHFLNVDEFNGKGRLFARNILLPGASLGLHEHVGDFETYVILSGEGLLNDNGEQKPVKPGDVIITRSGEKHSLENTGSQNLEFLALVLFD; from the coding sequence ATGTTAAAACGTGGAGATTCCTTAAAAAAGGAAACAGTATTTGAACGCTTTGGCGGTAAAGGCGAACTACAAATTACGCATTTTCTTAATGTTGACGAATTTAATGGCAAGGGACGATTATTTGCCAGAAATATCCTGCTTCCGGGGGCTTCTCTTGGCCTTCATGAACATGTTGGGGATTTTGAAACTTATGTCATTCTCAGCGGAGAAGGACTCTTAAATGACAATGGGGAACAAAAACCTGTTAAACCCGGAGATGTCATCATAACTCGCTCGGGTGAAAAACATTCACTTGAAAATACCGGATCTCAGAACTTGGAATTCTTAGCGCTTGTACTATTCGATTAA